Proteins from a single region of Methanotorris igneus Kol 5:
- a CDS encoding MJ0144 family RNA dihydrouridine synthase-like protein, translated as MGKDEKIKKIKNLNKKIVLAPMAGITNGDFCKRFKGLFGIVTIGAYSLDKDSLNASREIVKRGREEFIYNLDDFGDIIRDEIKKARESNALVSVNVRFKNLEESLERLKIISKHADIIELNCHCRQKEITNLGIGQELLKNKELLRSYLIGMADLNVPIFLKVRANFVGLEELIETLNYTRDYFDGIHIDCFNPGKDYADLEVLKEISKNFSDKIIIGNNSVKSIEDAKNMLRYANFVSVARCILRGDIEWIKEFNAMEM; from the coding sequence ATGGGGAAGGATGAGAAGATTAAAAAAATTAAAAATTTGAATAAAAAAATAGTCCTCGCTCCAATGGCAGGGATAACAAATGGAGATTTTTGTAAAAGATTCAAAGGATTATTTGGAATTGTAACTATTGGAGCATATAGCTTAGATAAGGATTCATTAAATGCAAGCAGAGAGATTGTTAAAAGAGGTAGGGAAGAATTCATTTATAATTTGGACGATTTTGGGGATATTATTAGGGATGAGATAAAAAAAGCAAGGGAAAGTAATGCTTTAGTTTCCGTAAATGTTAGATTTAAAAATTTGGAAGAAAGTTTAGAAAGGCTAAAAATAATATCAAAACATGCCGATATCATTGAGTTAAATTGCCATTGCAGGCAAAAGGAAATAACTAATTTAGGTATAGGGCAGGAACTTTTAAAAAATAAGGAGTTGTTAAGGAGTTATCTCATTGGAATGGCAGATTTGAACGTTCCAATATTTTTGAAGGTGAGGGCCAATTTTGTCGGATTGGAGGAGCTGATAGAAACCTTAAACTATACAAGGGACTATTTTGATGGGATTCACATTGATTGTTTCAATCCAGGAAAAGATTATGCAGATTTGGAGGTATTAAAAGAGATAAGCAAAAATTTCTCCGATAAGATTATTATTGGAAACAACTCAGTAAAATCTATAGAAGATGCAAAAAATATGCTAAGATATGCTAATTTTGTGTCTGTTGCAAGATGTATTTTGAGGGGAGACATTGAGTGGATTAAAGAGTTTAATGCTATGGAAATGTAA
- a CDS encoding CBS domain-containing protein → MEDLKNIKVKDVMTTDVIYASPEDNVIEAFEILLKNKISCLPVVDKNKKVVGIMTTTDIGYNLIIDKYTLETTVGDVMTKDVVTITPEESIVDAIKKMDVYGDSKEIINQLPVVDKEGRLVGIISDGDIIRILSKILKEK, encoded by the coding sequence ATGGAGGATCTAAAAAACATAAAAGTCAAAGATGTTATGACAACTGATGTTATATATGCATCACCAGAAGATAACGTTATAGAAGCCTTCGAAATTCTCCTAAAAAATAAAATAAGTTGCCTTCCAGTGGTTGATAAAAATAAAAAAGTTGTTGGTATTATGACAACAACTGACATAGGATACAACTTAATTATTGATAAATATACACTTGAAACTACTGTTGGAGATGTTATGACAAAAGATGTAGTAACAATAACACCAGAAGAGTCTATTGTTGATGCAATAAAAAAGATGGATGTTTATGGGGACAGCAAAGAGATCATAAACCAATTACCTGTTGTTGATAAAGAAGGAAGATTGGTAGGTATAATTTCTGATGGAGATATAATAAGGATTTTATCAAAAATATTGAAGGAAAAATAA